A window from Solanum stenotomum isolate F172 chromosome 5, ASM1918654v1, whole genome shotgun sequence encodes these proteins:
- the LOC125865594 gene encoding uncharacterized protein LOC125865594: MSNACVSRFSSIQIAAVPFPGRSYHGIVFLRNFSTLTAPCISPSIPLSYPPPSVVSVACLTQSDAPQRSEEWFTLRKDKLTTSTFSTALGFWKGNRRYELWNEKVFAPEVQLLPSPSRSAMDWGVLMEAVAIERYKSITGRDVSSLGFAVHSDERLDWVGASPDGLLGSLPGGGILEVKCPYNKGKPEKGLPWSTMPFYYMPQVQGQMEIMDRDWVDVYCWTPNGSAIFRVYRDRSYWELMHGILWEFWWENVVPAREALIMGNEEGATAYKPTSTHKKTGLVISRSLKLAGESKMLCRDIAGHIEFFR, from the coding sequence ATGAGCAATGCATGCGTTTCGAGATTCAGCAGCATTCAGATAGCAGCTGTCCCATTTCCTGGCAGAAGCTATCATGGCATTGTTTTCTTGAGGAACTTCTCAACTTTGACAGCACCATGTATCTCTCCAAGCATTCCTCTCAGTTATCCTCCACCATCAGTAGTTTCAGTGGCCTGCCTAACCCAATCAGATGCTCCACAACGTTCTGAGGAGTGGTTTACCCTTCGCAAAGACAAATTGACTACAAGCACCTTCAGCACTGCTTTAGGATTCTGGAAAGGGAATCGACGATATGAGCTCTGGAATGAGAAGGTATTTGCTCCAGAAGTTCAATTACTACCATCTCCGAGCAGGAGTGCCATGGATTGGGGTGTTCTCATGGAAGCAGTAGCCATAGAACGCTATAAAAGCATCACTGGTCGTGATGTGAGCTCACTCGGGTTCGCAGTCCATTCGGATGAGCGATTGGATTGGGTTGGTGCCTCCCCGGATGGTCTTCTTGGAAGCTTGCCTGGAGGTGGGATCCTGGAAGTGAAATGTCCATACAACAAAGGAAAACCAGAAAAGGGTCTCCCGTGGTCAACTATGCCATTCTACTACATGCCTCAGGTGCAAGGGCAAATGGAAATCATGGACAGAGATTGGGTTGATGTATATTGTTGGACACCAAACGGGAGTGCAATATTCCGTGTCTACCGAGACCGGAGTTACTGGGAGTTAATGCATGGAATTTTATGGGAATTTTGGTGGGAAAATGTGGTTCCTGCTAGAGAAGCTCTTATAATGGGAAATGAAGAGGGTGCCACAGCCTATAAACCAacatcaacacacaaaaaaacaGGACTTGTCATTTCAAGAAGCTTGAAGTTGGCAGGTGAGTCAAAGATGTTGTGCAGGGATATTGCTGGTCATATTGAATTTTTTCGCTAG
- the LOC125866269 gene encoding syntaxin-51-like, translating into MASSADSWMCEFNEASKLADEVSSMISAKSSLPSSGPESQRHLSAARRKITILKTRLDTLQSLLQTLPSKQPLSKKEMKRRHDMLDNMITKANQLATTLNMNNLANRDSLLGPETKRPDVISRATGLDNQDLVGFQRQVIKEQDEDLDKLEETVISTKHVALAINEELNLHTALLDNLDYHVDTTNSRLQRVQRKLAFLNKRTKGGCTWLCLLVIFIVILAVVIFLVVKFL; encoded by the exons ATGGCATCGTCAGCTGACTCATGGATGTGTGAATTTAATGAAGCATCCAAACTTGCAGATGAAGTCAGTTCTATGATTTCTGCGAAGAGCTCTTTGCCCTCTTCCGGACCTGAATCACAGCGTCATTTATCTGCAGCTCGGCGAAAGATCACTATATTAAAGACGAGGCTTGATACTCTCCAGTCCCTTCTGCAAACGCTCCCAAGCAAGCAGCCTTT ATCAAAAAAGGAGATGAAACGTCGTCATGACATGCTTGATAATATGATTACGAAAGCTAATCAGTTGGCAACTACACTCAACATGAATAACCTTGCAAATAGGGATAGCTTGCTCGGCCCAGAAACTAAGCGACCTGATGTTATCAGTAGGGCAACTGGTCTTGACAACCAGGATCTTGTAGGTTTTCAACGACAAGTTATAAAAG AGCAGGACGAGGATCTTGATAAGTTGGAGGAGACAGTGATAAGCACAAAACATGTTGCATTAGCAATCAATGAGGAGCTCAACCTACATACTGCACTACTG GATAACTTAGATTACCATGTTGATACAACAAACTCCCGTCTTCAG AGGGTGCAAAGGAAATTGGCATTTTTGAATAAGCGCACAAAAGGTGGCTGTACTTGGTTGTGCCTATTGGTCATATTCATCGTTATTCTAGCCGTTGTCATCTTCCTAGTGGTAAAGTTCTTGTGA